One part of the Vitis riparia cultivar Riparia Gloire de Montpellier isolate 1030 chromosome 8, EGFV_Vit.rip_1.0, whole genome shotgun sequence genome encodes these proteins:
- the LOC117919787 gene encoding scopoletin glucosyltransferase-like, producing the protein MEPPHLHVFFFPFMSPGHLIPMVDMARLFATHGVKSTIITTPLNLSRFRSIIDRHNCSSNYVPIDLHVLDLPFSAAGLPENCENLDSLPSRLMSYNFSKAIMMLQPPSSDLVRRHRPDAIISDLNLPWTAEIAREHGIPRIVFNGGCCFSLSVVDGVARHKPHENVSSDTEPFLVPGLPDPVFITKSHMPERFFGNLGLHEFFKSFMEAERNTYGVVANTTYEIEPEYVEHYKKITGKKVWPVGPVSLCNKKALDMAERGNKASIDKERCLTWLDSKKPNSVLYVSFGSLCTFSKSQLLELGLGLEASNHSFIWVIRDHQELGFVLKDFEERVRDRGLIIRGWAPQVLILNHEAVGGFMTHCGWNSVLESVTEGVPLITWPLFAEQFYNENFVLHRLRIGVGIGVQSGLAWGEEERSDVLMEKDQIAEAVTRLMSDGEMVEVMRKRASRLRDIARSAVEKGGSSYVSVGLLIEDLLNQREERLARDHRVGLAEK; encoded by the coding sequence ATGGAGCCCCCTCACCTCCATGTGTTCTTCTTTCCCTTCATGTCTCCAGGCCACCTCATTCCCATGGTCGACATGGCCAGACTCTTCGCCACCCACGGCGTGAAGTCCACTATAATCACCACTCCACTCAATCTCTCTCGCTTCCGATCCATCATAGACCGCCACAATTGCTCTTCTAATTATGTCCCAATCGACCTCCATGTCCTTGACTTACCCTTCTCCGCTGCAGGCCTCCCTGAAAACTGCGAAAACCTCGATTCCTTACCGTCGCGGCTTATGTCATACAATTTCAGCAAGGCCATCATGATGCTTCAGCCACCGTCCAGTGATCTCGTCCGTCGGCATCGGCCTGATGCTATCATTTCCGATCTCAACCTCCCATGGACGGCCGAAATTGCTAGAGAGCACGGCATCCCGCGTATCGTTTTCAACGGAGGGTGCTGCTTCTCTCTTTCTGTCGTCGACGGTGTTGCCCGACATAAGCCGCATGAGAACGTCAGCTCTGATACAGAGCCCTTCTTGGTACCCGGTTTGCCGGACCCCGTTTTCATCACTAAGTCTCACATGCCGGAGCGATTTTTTGGCAACTTGGGTCTTCACGAATTCTTCAAGAGCTTCATGGAAGCTGAACGAAATACCTACGGCGTAGTGGCCAACACTACTTACGAAATTGAACCAGAGTATGTGGAGCACTACAAAAAGATTACTGGAAAAAAGGTGTGGCCGGTTGGACCGGTCTCCCTCTGCAACAAGAAAGCTTTGGACATGGCGGAGAGAGGAAACAAAGCTTCGATTGATAAAGAAAGGTGTCTCACATGGCTCGACTCGAAGAAGCCCAACTCAGTACTCTATGTTTCTTTTGGAAGTCTCTGTACTTTCAGCAAGTCACAGCTTCTGGAGTTAGGATTGGGCCTTGAAGCTTCAAATCACTCGTTCATCTGGGTCATCAGAGATCATCAAGAACTTGGCTTTGTGCTCAAGGATTTCgaagagagagtgagagatAGAGGTCTCATCATCAGAGGTTGGGCTCCGCAGGTTCTGATCCTCAACCACGAGGCTGTTGGCGGGTTCATGACTCACTGCGGGTGGAACTCGGTGCTGGAATCGGTAACTGAGGGCGTGCCACTGATAACTTGGCCGCTCTTTGCTGAGCAGTTCTACAACGAGAATTTTGTCTTGCATCGTTTGCGAATCGGAGTTGGAATCGGTGTGCAGAGCGGGTTGGCGTGGGGAGAGGAAGAGAGGAGCGATGTCTTGATGGAAAAGGACCAAATTGCCGAAGCAGTGACTCGGTTGATGAGCGACGGGGAAATGGTGGAAGTGATGAGGAAGCGAGCGAGTCGACTCCGCGACATAGCAAGATCTGCTGTGGAAAAAGGTGGTTCATCTTACGTAAGTGTGGGCCTTCTAATTGAGGATCTCTTGAATCAAAGGGAAGAGAGACTAGCAAGAGATCATCGAGTGGGGCTAGCAGAGAAATAA
- the LOC117920164 gene encoding pentatricopeptide repeat-containing protein At2g32630 — translation MSTPKMWSNLKKAFSSNPSLKLNQEIAGKISKTLVSSGAKSLQTTPSLLSSLNSQTVHLILSNHILTAESCLDFFHFIRKNYYKPDLRAYITLIFKLYRSRKSDKLHKSQKFAEIRHLFNCAAVDDGLRVPVTVIASLVDDACNESKCNGAKFKEKFFDLLFRVYADNKMFGEALEAFEHMEKKGFHIDERSCLVYLLALRRGGQVDSCLRFFRRMVNLDVEVTVYSLTIVLDGLCKRGDVEMGRKLMDEVAAKGVKANVVTYNAFIEGYFKRLDLGGVAEILTLMEKEGVACNVVTYTLLIHGFSNIGKIEEAQRLFEEMREKGIEADVYVYTSIISCNCRSGNVKRALVLFDEMTDKGLIPSAHTYGALIHGVCKAGQMEAAQMLVNEMQGKGIDLNPVIFNTLIDGYCESGMVDEALRLQVVMEKKGLESDVFAYNSIASGLCKLNRKDEAKGLLFSMVERGVSPNTMSFTTLIDIYCKEGNFVEAKRVFREMEEKGNVPNIITYNVLIDGYSKRGNMKEAHKLKDELENRGLIPDVYTYTSLIHGECIDGKVDMALKLFDEMPQRGLVPNVVTYTAMISGLSKDGRSEEAFKLYDEMKETGLTPDDTVYSSLVGSLHSAKS, via the coding sequence ATGTCCACCCCAAAGATGTGGAGTAACCTGAAAAAAGCTTTCTCCTCAAACCCCAGTTTGAAATTGAATCAAGAAATTGCCGGGAAGATCTCTAAAACCCTAGTCAGTTCAGGCGCCAAATCTCTCCAAACAACACCATCTCTCCTCTCTAGTCTCAATTCTCAGACCGTTCACCTTATTCTCTCAAACCATATTCTCACAGCCGAATCTTGCTTAGATTTCTTTCACTTCATTagaaaaaactattataaacCCGATCTTAGGGCCTATATAACCCTAATTTTCAAGTTATATAGATCCCGAAAGTCTGACAAGTTACATAAATCCCAAAAGTTTGCCGAGATAAGGCATCTCTTCAATTGTGCTGCTGTTGATGATGGTCTTAGAGTTCCAGTTACAGTCATAGCTTCTTTGGTTGATGATGCATGCAATGAATCTAAATGCAATGGAGCTAAATTTAAGGAGAagttttttgatttattgtttagGGTTTATGCTGATAACAAAATGTTTGGAGAGGCTTTAGAGGCTTTTGAACAtatggagaagaaggggtttcATATTGATGAGAGGTCCTGCTTGGTTTATCTACTTGCCCTTCGGAGAGGTGGTCAGGTGGATTCATGTTTGAGGTTTTTCCGGAGAATGGTCAATTTAGATGTTGAGGTTACCGTCTACTCTTTGACGATTGTGCTTGATGGGTTGTGTAAGAGAGGAGATGTGGAAATGGGCAGGAAATTAATGGACGAAGTAGCTGCTAAAGGGGTCAAAGCCAATGTTGTCACATATAATGCATTTATTGAAGGCTATTTTAAAAGATTGGATCTTGGGGGAGTTGCGGAGATTTTGACCCTTATGGAGAAGGAAGGGGTGGCATGCAATGTTGTGACCTATACACTTTTGATTCATGGGTTTTCAAACATAGGGAAGATAGAAGAAGCCCAGAGGCTGTTTGAGGAAATGCGTGAGAAAGGGATAGAGGCGGATGTCTATGTGTACACTTCAATCATTAGTTGCAATTGTAGATCAGGGAACGTTAAAAGGGCACTTGTATTGTTTGATGAAATGACTGACAAGGGCCTCATTCCGAGTGCTCACACTTACGGGGCTTTGATCCATGGTGTGTGCAAGGCTGGGCAGATGGAGGCTGCGCAAATGTTGGTAAATGAGATGCAAGGTAAAGGGATTGATCTCAATCCAGTGATATTTAATACATTAATTGATGGATACTGTGAAAGTGGAATGGTAGATGAAGCTCTGAGGCTGCAGGTTGTCATGGAGAAGAAAGGACTTGAGAGTGATGTGTTTGCTTATAACTCAATTGCCAGCGGGTTGTGTAAATTGAACAGGAAAGATGAAGCAAAGGGCTTGTTGTTTTCAATGGTGGAAAGAGGTGTGTCTCCCAACACAATGAGTTTTACTACTTTGATTGACATCTATTGCAAGGAGGGGAACTTTGTGGAAGCGAAGAGGGTGTTTCGAGAGATGGAGGAGAAAGGAAATGTACCTAATATCATTACATACAATGTTCTAATAGATGGGTATAGTAAGAGAGGGAATATGAAAGAAGCTCATAAGCTAAAAGATGAACTGGAAAACAGGGGTTTGATACCAGATGTTTATACATACACATCTCTTATACATGGGGAATGCATAGATGGAAAGGTAGATATGGCACTGAAACTGTTCGATGAAATGCCTCAGAGAGGGTTGGTTCCAAATGTAGTCACATACACTGCTATGATTTCAGGCCTGTCTAAAGACGGGAGATCCGAAGAAGCTTTTAAACTATATGATGAGATGAAAGAGACAGGCCTTACACCTGATGACACAGTATATTCTTCGCTTGTGGGCAGCCTTCATTCAGCCAAGTCTTAG
- the LOC117920163 gene encoding leucine-rich repeat receptor protein kinase EMS1-like, with the protein MASSPSWSKLRLFLMMLLYSLDLNAEASELQALLNFKTGLRNAEGIADWGKQSSPCAWTGITCRNGSVVALSLPRFGLQGMLSQALISLSNLELLDLSDNEFSGPIPLQFWKLKNLETLNLSFNLLNGTLSALQNLKNLKNLRLGFNSFSGKLNSAVSSFSSLQILDLGSNLFTGEIPEQLLQLSELQELILGGNGFSGPIPSSIGNLSDLLVLDLANGFLSGSLPKCIGSLKKLQVLDISNNSITGPIPPCIGDMTALRDLRIGNNRFASRIPPEIGTLKNLVNLEAPSCTLHGPIPEEIGNLRSLKKLDLSGNQLQSPIPQSVGNLGNLTILVINNAEINGTIPPELGNCQKLKTVILSFNDLHGVLPDNLSGLSESIISFSAEQNQLEGQIPSWLGRWLFAESILLASNQFHGRIPSQLSNCSSLSFLSLSHNQLSGTIPSELCSCKFLSGLDLENNLFTGSIEDTFQNCKNLSQLVLVQNQLTGTIPAYLSDLPLLSLELDCNNFSGEIPDEIWNSKSLLEFSAGFNFLQGRLSSKIGNLVTLQRLILNNNRLEGRVPKEIRNLGSLSVLFLNQNKLSGEIPPQLFQLRLLTSLDLGYNKFTGSIPSNIGELKELEFLVLAHNQLSGPLPIGITEGFQQSSIPDTSYLQHRGVLDLSMNKFSGQLPEKLGKCSVIVDLLLQNNNFTGEIPGSIFQLPSVISIDLSSNQLEGKIPTEVGKAQKLQGLMLAHNNLEGGIPSEIGSLKDLVKLNLSGNQLSGEIPASIGMLQSLSDLDLSNNHLSGSIPSFSELINLVGLYLQQNRISGNISKLLMDSSMWHQVGTLNLSLNMLNGEIPSSIANLSYLISLDLHRNRFTGSITKYFGHLSQLQYLDISENLLHGPIPHELCDLADLRFLNISNNMLHGVLDCSQFTGRSFLNTSGPSGSAEVEICNIRISWRRCFLERPVILILFLSTTISILWLIVVFFLKRKAIFLDNRKFCPQSMGKHTDLNFNTAVILKQFPLQLTVSEIMHITNNFSKANVIGDGGSGTVYRGILPNGQLVAIKKLGKARDKGSREFQAELDAIGRVKHKNLVPLLGYCSSGDEKLLIYEFMANGSLDFWLRGKPRALEVLDWTRRVKIAIGTAQGLAFLHNIVPPVIHRDVKASNILLDEDFQPRVADFGLARILKVHETHVTTEIAGTYGYIAPEYIQNWRSTTKGDVYSFGVIMLEMVTGKEPTGLGFKDVEGGNLVGWVKEMVGKDKGVECLDGEISKGTTWVAQMLELLHLGVDCTNEDPMKRPSMQEVVQCLEHVAMKN; encoded by the coding sequence ATGGCTTCTTCTCCAAGTTGGTCCAAGCTCAGGTTGTTCTTGATGATGTTGCTGTATTCTTTAGACCTGAATGCAGAAGCCTCAGAATTGCAGGCATTGCTCAACTTTAAAACTGGTCTTAGAAACGCAGAAGGGATTGCAGATTGGGGCAAGCAGTCATCACCCTGTGCTTGGACAGGGATTACTTGCAGAAATGGCAGTGTTGTTGCTCTTTCTTTGCCTCGTTTTGGTCTGCAAGGGATGCTTTCTCAGGCACTGATATCCCTATCAAACCTCGAACTTCTTGATCTCTCTGACAATGAATTTTCTGGTCCAATCCCATTACAGTTCTGGAAGCTCAAAAACCTTGAAACCCTCAATCTAAGCTTCAATCTTCTCAATGGAACCTTGTCTGCTCTTCAAAAtcttaaaaacttgaaaaatctAAGGCTTGGGTTTAACAGCTTTTCAGGCAAGTTGAACTCTGCGGTCTCCTCTTTCTCAAGCCTTCAAATATTAGATTTGGGTTCGAATCTTTTCACAGGAGAAATCCCTGAGCAGTTATTGCAACTATCTGAATTGCAGGAGCTGATTTTAGGAGGAAATGGATTTTCTGGTCCAATTCCATCATCCATTGGAAACCTTTCGGATCTTCTTGTTCTGGATCTTGCTAATGGCTTCCTCTCTGGTAGCCTCCCCAAGTGTATTGGATCACTGAAAAAATTGCAGGTGttagatatttccaacaactcGATCACAGGACCAATTCCCCCTTGTATTGGGGATATGACTGCACTAAGAGATCTTCGGATTGGAAACAACAGATTTGCAAGTAGAATTCCTCCTGAAATTGGCACTCTCAAAAACCTGGTTAATCTGGAAGCTCCCTCTTGTACTCTCCATGGTCCAATTCCAGAAGAAATAGGCAATCTACGAAGTCTCAAGAAACTTGATCTTTCTGGCAATCAGTTGCAATCACCAATCCCCCAATCCGTTGGGAATCTGGGGAACCTCACTATTCTTGTCATCAATAATGCAGAAATAAATGGGACCATTCCCCCAGAACTGGGCAATTGCCAGAAGCTAAAGACCGTTATCCTGAGTTTCAATGATTTGCATGGGGTTTTGCCAGATAACCTCAGTGGTTTATCAGAATCAATCATCTCTTTCAGTGCTGAACAGAATCAGCTTGAAGGGCAGATTCCATCTTGGCTTGGCAGGTGGCTCTTTGCTGAGTCTATTCTCTTGGCATCAAATCAGTTCCATGGAAGGATCCCATCACAATTAAGCAATTGTTCATCCCTGTCGTTTCTCAGTCTCAGCCATAATCAATTATCAGGCACCATTCCTTCAGAGCTTTGTAGTTGCAAATTCTTGTCTGGACTTGACCTCGAGAATAATCTCTTCACTGGGTCAATTGAAGATACATTCCAAAACTGTAAAAACCTTTCCCAGCTTGTTCTTGTCCAGAACCAGCTTACTGGAACTATCCCTGCGTATCTATCTGATCTTCCACTTCTAAGTCTTGAACTTGATTGCAACAATTTTTCAGGAGAAATTCCTGATGAGATATGGAACTCAAAGTCCCTACTAGAGTTCAGTGCTGGTTTCAACTTTCTTCAAGGCAGGTTGTCTTCAAAGATTGGCAATCTGGTGACCCTTCAACGCCTTATCTTGAATAATAATAGATTGGAAGGCAGAGTTCCAAAGGAGATCAGAAACTTGGGGAGCTTATCAGTACTCTTCCTAAACCAAAACAAGCTATCAGGCGAAATACCTCCTCAATTATTCCAATTAAGGCTTCTGACAAGCTTGGATCTTGGGTATAATAAATTTACAGGAAGTATTCCATCCAACATTGGGGAGCTGAAAGAGTTGGAGTTCCTGGTACTTGCCCACAACCAACTATCCGGCCCACTTCCCATTGGGATAACAGAGGGTTTCCAGCAATCATCAATTCCAGATACAAGCTATTTACAGCATCGTGGAGTTTTAGATCTCTCCATGAACAAGTTTTCTGGCCAGTTACCTGAAAAGCTTGGAAAGTGCAGTGTGATTGTTGACCTGCTGCTTCAAAATAACAACTTCACTGGAGAAATCCCAGGATCAATTTTCCAACTCCCATCTGTCATTTCAATCGATCTTTCGTCAAACCAACTGGAAGGGAAGATACCTACTGAGGTAGGAAAAGCACAAAAGCTTCAAGGTCTGATGCTGGCACACAACAACCTTGAAGGAGGCATTCCTTCGGAGATTGGCAGTCTAAAAGATCTAGTAAAGCTTAATCTATCTGGAAATCAGTTATCTGGTGAAATTCCTGCTTCAATTGGCATGCTACAAAGCCTTTCTGATCTGGATCTAAGCAACAATCATCTGTCTGGTTCAATTCCTTCTTTCTCAGAATTGATCAACCTTGTTGGCCTTTACCTACAACAAAATAGAATATCAGGTAACATTAGTAAACTACTCATGGATAGCTCAATGTGGCACCAAGTTGGCACTTTGAACCTGAGCTTAAACATGTTAAATGGTGAAATTCCAAGCTCTATTGCAAATCTGTCATACCTGATTTCCTTGGATCTGCATAGAAATAGATTCACTGGCAGTATAACCAAATACTTTGGCCATCTCTCACAACTTCAGTACCTGGACATTTCTGAGAACCTCCTCCATGGACCGATTCCACATGAGTTATGTGACCTTGCTGATCTAAGATTCTTGAACATTTCAAACAATATGTTACATGGAGTCTTGGACTGTTCTCAATTTACAGGAAGATCTTTTCTGAACACCAGTGGCCCTTCTGGATCTGCAGAAGTAGAGATCTGCAACATCAGAATCAGTTGGAGAAGATGCTTCCTTGAAAGGCCAGTAATCTTGATATTGTTCTTGAGCACTACCATTTCCATTCTATGGTTAATTGTTGTCTTCTTCCTAAAGAGGAAAGCCATATTTCTGGATAACAGGAAGTTTTGTCCTCAGAGCATGGGAAAGCACACTGATCTCAATTTTAACACAGCTGTCATTTTGAAGCAGTTTCCCCTTCAGCTGACAGTCTCAGAAATTATGCACATCACAAACAATTTCTCCAAAGCCAATGTCATAGGTGATGGAGGATCAGGTACGGTTTACAGAGGGATCCTCCCTAATGGGCAGTTGGTTGCCATCAAGAAGCTTGGGAAGGCAAGAGACAAAGGAAGCAGAGAGTTCCAAGCAGAACTGGATGCAATTGGGAGAGTGAAGCACAAGAATCTGGTTCCGCTGCTGGGATATTGTTCTTCTGGAGATGAAAAACTATTGATATATGAATTCATGGCAAATGGTAGTTTGGATTTCTGGTTAAGAGGTAAGCCTAGAGCTTTGGAAGTGCTGGATTGGACTAGAAGGGTAAAAATAGCAATAGGAACAGCGCAAGGGCTTGCTTTTTTGCACAACATTGTTCCTCCAGTCATTCACAGGGATGTCAAGGCCAGTAACATACTTCTGGATGAAGATTTCCAACCTCGGGTTGCAGATTTTGGACTTGCAAGGATTCTGAAAGTCCATGAAACCCATGTGACCACTGAAATTGCAGGAACATATGGATACATTGCACCAGAATATATTCAAAACTGGAGATCTACAACGAAGGGGGATGTGTACAGTTTTGGAGTGATTATGCTAGAAATGGTCACAGGAAAAGAGCCAACTGGTTTGGGATTTAAGGATGTGGAAGGGGGGAATTTGGTGGGTTGGGTCAAGGAGATGGTGGGGAAGGACAAGGGAGTAGAGTGCTTAGATGGGGAAATTTCCAAGGGGACTACATGGGTGGCTCAGATGCTTGAGCTGCTACATCTGGGTGTAGACTGTACCAATGAGGATCCAATGAAGAGGCCTTCCATGCAGGAGGTGGTTCAGTGTCTTGAACATGTTGCAATGAAGAACTAG
- the LOC117920165 gene encoding RNA polymerase sigma factor sigF, chloroplastic: MYSYSSMEAGTNILSSTPSFPPRTHFRNSSSSVLMLHDQVAPAVASIPTTIARKFPASVLLQEQRDEYRPFPQALKDERTFQATLEKRQMEIVVSADEENSDDHDQYMVDFERRLLLQPGLWYSLPSSQTGEKSPFSSSIMKSITTDIENSMDVKPCDVLALAKKALSASKQAVSLYENAKLVGADLEDSPSPSLGAISSPNLPLEEKTVRSTRLLERRSKKRRNPKVAVHENHGSRRAEVQRKINEGYDPKDPLRLFLWGPETRKLLTAKEESELIVQIQELMRLEEVKKRLQSHLKREPTVVEWAEAVGLSCQVLQSQLHSGNRSRQKLIYANLRMVVHIAKQYQGRGLNLQDLLQEGSMGLMNSVEKFKPNAGCRFASYAYWWIRQAVRKAIFQHSRTIRLPENMYSLLGKVKEAKRLLIQEGHHDPTKEEIAERVGITIEKLQRLLLHTRMPLSMQQPVWADQDTTFQEVTADTGIEIPDVSVGKQLMRQHVRNLLHVLTPKERRIIRLRFGIGDGIPRTLSEIGLVFGFSKERVRQLEQRALHKLKQCLSSHGLESYTDLLV; the protein is encoded by the exons TTTTAATGCTTCATGACCAAGTAGCTCCTGCAGTTGCCTCAATTCCAACAACTATTGCTCGAAAATTTCCTGCTTCCGTTCTTTTGCAAGAGCAGCGTGATGAGTATAGGCCTTTTCCACAGGCACTCAAGGATGAGAGAACATTCCAG GCAACATTGGAGAAGAGGCAGATGGAGATTGTGGTCTCAGCTGATGAAGAGAACTCTGATGATCATGATCAATACATGGTGGACTTTGAGCGCCGGTTGCTTCTCCAGCCTGGTTTATGGTATTC ATTGCCATCCTCCCAAACAGGAGAAAAGTCACCCTTTTCCTCGAGTATTATGAAGTCTATTACAACTGATATTGAGAATTCTATGGATGTTAAACCATGCGATGTGCTTGCACTTGCTAAGAAAGCTTTATCAGCCTCAAAACAAGCAGTCTCATTATATGAGAATGCAAAACTCGTTGGAGCTGATCTTGAGGATTCTCCTTCTCCTAG TTTGGGGGCCATAAGTTCACCTAATCTTCCACTCGAGGAGAAAACAGTGAGGTCAACACGGCTTCTAGAGAGGCGATCTAAAAAAAGAAGGAATCCAAAAGTTGCAGTTCATGAAAACCATGGTTCTAGAAGGGCAGAGGTACAAAGAAAGATAAATGAAGGGTATGATCCAAAAGACCCTCTTCGTTTATTCTTGTGGGGTCCAGAAACTAGAAAACTTCTTACTGCTAAAGAAGAATCTGAATTGATTGTTCAGATACAG GAGCTAATGAGATTAGAAGAGGTGAAGAAAAGGCTTCAATCTCATCTTAAGCGTGAGCCGACAGTGGTTGAATGGGCTGAAGCTGTTGGGCTTAGTTGTCAAGTCTTGCAGTCACAACTTCACTCTGGAAACCGTAGCCGGCAAAAGCTGATTTATGCTAATCTTCGTATGGTGGTTCATATTGCTAAACAATATCAGGGGCGTGGTCTCAACCTTCAGGACTTATTACAG GAGGGAAGCATGGGTCTTATGAACAGTGTTGAGAAGTTCAAGCCAAATGCTGGTTGCCGATTTGCTTCTTATGCATACTGGTGGATAAGGCAAGCAGTTAGGAAGGCCATATTTCAACATTCCAGGACAATCCGTTTGCCA GAGAATATGTATAGCCTCCTGGGCAAGGTAAAGGAAGCAAAGAGACTGCTCATTCAAGAAGGGCATCATGACCCGACAAAAGAGGAAATTGCAGAACGTGTTGGAATTACAATTGAGAAGTTGCAAAGACTGCTACTACACACAAGGATGCCACTTTCAATGCAACAGCCTGTGTGGGCAGATCAAGATACCACATTTCAG GAAGTCACTGCAGACACTGGAATTGAGATCCCAGATGTGAGTGTGGGAAAGCAACTGATGAGGCAACATGTAAGGAACCTCCTACATGTTCTCACTCCTAAAGAAAGGCGGATAATTCGACTAAGATTCGGCATTGGGGACGGCATTCCCAGAACACTGTCTGAAATTGGGCTTGTGTTTGGGTTTTCTAAGGAGAGAGTGCGTCAGCTGGAGCAACGAGCACTTCACAAGCTCAAACAGTGTCTCAGCAGCCATGGTCTGGAGTCATATACTGATTTACTTGTTTAA